The DNA sequence GGCACCGCCGTCCAACCCGCCCCAGGCCGCAACCACCTGCGGTTCCACACCTACCAGAGCTCCGACGGCCGGTACGTCGTACCAGCCGACGCGCAGCCGCTGATCCGCACCGGCGTGCTGGACCGGCGACTGTTCAACGTCACCGACCTGATCTCGTACGGTTACCACGACGCCGCCACCGCTCGGCTGCCGCTGCTCGTCGAGTACGCCGCCCCGGCCGACGCCGCCCGCCGGGACGCCGGTGGCCTTGCCGGCGCGCGGATCACCCGGGACCTGCCGGCGATCGGTGGTGCCGCGCTGACCGCCGACAAGCACGCGGCGACCGACTTCTGGGCGGCGGTCACCGGCACCGACCCGGCCGCGCCCGGCGGGGCCACCGGCACCGACCCGGCCGCGTCCGGCGGGGCCACCGGCCGCGCCGGGGCCCTGGCCACCGCCTCCGGCCTGGCCCGGGTCTGGCTGGACGGCAGACGACGGTTACTGCTCGACCGCAGCGTCGGGCAGATCGGCGCGCCGGCCGCCCACGACGCCGGATTCACCGGGGCCGGGGTGATCGTCGCGGTGCTGGACAGCGGGGTCGACGCAGACCACCCCGACCTGACCGGCAAGGTGGCCCGGTCGGAGAACTTCACCGACGACCCGGACCCGGCCGACCGGGTCGGCCACGGCACCCACGTCGCCTCGATCATCGCCGGCAGCGGTGCCGCCTCCGGCGGGGCGAACCGTGGTGTGGCCCCCGACGCCACCCTGATCTCCGGCAAGGTGTGCGAGTCGTCCTGGTGCACCGAGTCGGCGATCCTGGCCGGCATGCAGTGGGCCGCGACCGACCAGCGGGCCACCGTCGTCAACCTCAGCCTCGGTGGCCCGGACACCCCGCAGACCGATCCGCTGGAGAAGGCGGTTGACACGCTCACCGCGCAGACCGGCGCGCTCTTCGTGATCTCAGCCGGAAACTCCGGCGCGGACCGCACCGTCGGCTCGCCGGGCAGCGCCGACGCGGCGCTGACCGTGGGCGCGGTGGACCGCGACGACACGCTCGCCGACTTCTCCAGCCGGGGACCACGCACCGGTGACGACGCGGTCAAGCCGGACATCACCGCCCCGGGCGTCGGGATCGTCGCGGCCCGCGCCGCCGGCACCACCCTCGCCGATCCGGTCGACGAGCACTACGTCGCCGCCTCCGGCACCTCGATGGCCGCGCCGCACGTGGCCGGAGCGGCCGCGCTGCTCGCCCAGCGCCGGCCGAACTGGACCGCCGTGCGGTTGAAGGCCGGCCTGATGGCGTCGGCCGCACCACGCTCCGGCACCGGCGCGTACCCGCAGGGTGCCGGCCGGGTGGACGTCGCCCGCGCCGTGACCCAGGAGCTGATCAGCCGACCGGCCAGCGTGTCGTTCGGCCGCGCCGACTGGCCGCACCACGACGACCCGGCGATCGTCGAGAAGGTCACCTACCGCAACACCGGCAGCAAGCCGCAGACCCTGACCCTCACCGTCGAAGCCGTCGGCCCGACCGGCCGCAGCGCGCCGACGGCGATGTTCCGGGCCGGTGCCGACACGCTGACCGTACCGGCCGGCGGCACCGCCGCTGTCACCCTGACCGCGGACACCAGCGTCGGTGGCCCGGACGGCTACTACTCCGGCCATCTGGTCGCCACCGGCGCCGGCCAGCGCGTCGTCACCCCGTTCGGCGTCCACCGCGAGGTGGAGAGCTACGACCTGACCTTCGTCCACGTCGACCAGGCCGGCGTGGCGACCGACGACTACTGGACCGTCGCGGTCGGCCTGGACCAGCCGGTGGACGCGATGCCGTGGACCTCGGACGGCTCCGGCCGGGTCGCCACCCGGCTGCCCGCCGGCCGGTACGGACTGTCCAGCGTGATCCAACGCCAGACTGGCGAACAGGAGTACGAGCTCGCCGTCCTGGTCCGGTCGAACCTGCGGCTGGACGGTGACCGCACCGTACTGTTCGACGCCCGTACCGCCCGGCCGGTCCGGATGACCGTGCCCGAGTCGACCGCCCGTCCGGCGCTGGTCGACGTCAGCTTCCAGTACCGCACCCCGGACACCGGTGCCGGGATCGGGGTGCTGGCCGACACGTTCGACGGGCTCTCCGCCGCCCATGAGGGCGGTCCGTCGGGCACGGGCGAGTTCACCGCCAGCATCGCCAGCCAGTGGCTGCGACCGGACGGCGCGGACGGGTTCACCGCCAGCCCGTACTTCTACGGGTTGAGCGAGCTCTTCGTCGACCGGCTGCCCACCGGGTTCACCCGGCACTACCGTCCCCGGGACCTGGCCACCGTCCGGCACCGGTTCCGTGGGGTCAGCCACGGCGACCGCACCGACCGGCTGGTCTTCCCCGGCCACGGCGAGCGGGACATCGGGGGATGGGCGCTGGTGACCCCGGTCGAGCTGCCCAGCGTGCGGGTGGAGCACTACAGCGTGTCGAGCACGTCGACCTGGGAGAGTTCCCTGGAGTTCGGCCGGACGGTGGACGGTCAGCTCTGGCCGGAGTACACCGCCGTGCTGGTCTCGCCGCCGAGCCGCCACCAGCCTGGCAAACGCACCCTGGACACCTGGAACCTGGCACCGTACGGGCCGGTGTTCCCGGCCGTCGCGGGTGACGGTGCCTGGGTCAGCCGGCGGGGCAACGTCGTCGAAGTCCAGGTGCCGATGTTCGGCGACGCGCAGGGCCACCCCGGCGGGGTGGTGACGGAGACCGCGCGGACCGCGCTGTACCGCAGCGGCAAGCTGATCGGGGAGAGCCCGGAGCCGGGCTACGGCTGGTTCCCGGTACCGCGGGCCCAGGCCGACTACCGGTTGGAGGTGTCGGCGACGCACGACGTCGGGGACTTCTCCACGTCGGTCAGCGGGGCGTGGACCTTCCCGTCCGGTCCGGTGACCCGTGACCAGGTGGCGGCGCTGCCGGTGATGGCGGTGCGGTTCACCCCGTCGGTGGACGCCGGCAACACCGCCGTCGCCGGGCGGGCGATGGAGATCCCGTTCACCGTCGCCCACCAGCCCGGAGTGGTCGGGATCGGGATCCGTCGGCCGACCGTCGAGGCGTCCTACGACGGCGGGCGGACCTGGCAGCCGGTCGACGTACGGTCCGCCAAGGCCGGCTGGACCGCCACGGTCCACCATCCGGACCGGGACGGCTACGTGTCACTGCGGGCGTCGGTCACCGACCGGGCCGGCAACACGGCACGGCAGACGATCGTCCAGGCGTACCGGATCGCGCGGCGCTGACCCGCGCCGGCCGGTGCCCTGCCCGTCGCCACGGGGCGGGTGGGGCACCGGCCGACCTCGGCGGAGCCGCCACCGGCTCACCGCACCGGCCGGTCCGCGGTCAGCTGTTGGCGTGCAGTGCCTCGTTGAGCTGGATGCCGGCACCGGTACGCGGCCGGGCCTCCAGCGCGCCGGTGACCGAGTTGCGCCAGAACAGCAGCCCGTCGACGCCGGACAACTCGCGGGCCTTGACCACCCGACCGTCCGGCAGGGTCACCTTGGAGCCGGCGGTGATGTAGCAGCCGGCCTCCACCACGCAGTCGTCGCCCAGCGAGATGCCGATGCCGGCGTTCGCGCCGAGCAGACTGCGCTCGCCGATACGTACCTTTTCGGTGCCGCCACCGGAGAGGGTGCCCATGATCGACGCGCCGGCGCCGACGTCGGAGCCGTCGCCGACCACCACGCCGGCGACGATCCGCCCCTCGACCATCGAGGTGCCGAGCGTGCCGGCGTTGAAGTTGCAGAAGCCTTCGTGCATGACGGTCGTCCCGGACGCCAGGTGGGCGCCGAGCCGTACCCGGTCGGCGTCGGCGATCCGCACCCCGGACGGCACCACGTAGTCGGTCATCCGGGGGAACTTGTCCACCCCGTACACCGCCAGGTGCCGCCCGGCGGCCCGCTCGATCAGCCGCAGCTCGTCGACCCGGTCCGGCGGGCACGGACCGGCGGAGGTCCAGGCGACGTTGGCCAGCCGGCCGAAGATGCCGTCCAGATTGAGCTCGTTCGGCCGGACCAGCCGGTGGGAGAGCAGGTGCAGCCGCAGGTACGCGTCGGCGGCGTCGGCGATCGGGTCGGCCAACGAACCGATCTCGACGACCACGATCTCGGTACGCAGTCCGGGCAGTGCCCGGGGGCCGACCACAGCGCCGGGCAGCCCGGCCGGTGTGCTGCCGTTCGCGGCTGGCGGACGCTCGCCGAGCCCCAGCTGGCCGACCGGATACCAGGTGTCCAGCACCTGCCCCTGCTCCGTGCAGGTGGCCAGGCCGATGCCCCAGGCGGGCTGCGTCGAAACCGTCACCGAACTGTCGCCTTCCGATCGGGGTACGAGTCACCACCGGGCCGACGTCCGGGCGATCCGGGTGATCAGCGGACGAGTCGACCCTGCCGAGACGGTACCGTGCCAGCCATGGTGAACCCGCTGACCCCCGAGGTCCTGGCCGATCCGGTGACCCTGACCCGCGCGTTGGTCGACATCGAGTCGGTGTCGCGCAACGAGCAGCGGATCGCCGACTGCGTGGAGCAGGCGCTGTCCGTCGTGCCCTGGCTCACCACCGGGCGGTACGGCAACACGGTGATGGCCCGGACCGAGCTGGGGCGTTCCCGACGGGTGGTGCTCGCCGGGCATCTGGACACCGTGCCGCTGGCCGACAACTTCCCGTCCCGGGTGGTCGACGGCCTGATCTACGGCTGCGGCACCTCGGACATGAAGTCCGGGGTGGCGCACGCGTTGCATCTGGCGGCCACCGTCGCCGAGCCGAGGTACGACGTCACCTACCTGTTCTACGAGGCGGAGGAGATCGACTCACGGTTCAACGGGCTGCGTCTGGTGGCCGAGGCCCACCCGCAGTGGCTGTCGGCCGACTTCGCGGTGCTGCACGAGCCGACCCACGGCGTCGTCGAGGCCGGTTGCCAGGGCACCCTGCGGGCGGTGGTCGGCACCACCGGCCGCCGGGCCCACTCCGCCCGGTCCTGGCGTGGGGTGAACGCCATCCACGCCGCCGGTGAGGTGCTGCGCCGGCTGGGCGACTATTCGGCGCGGACCGTCACCATCGACGGATGCGAGTACCGGGAAGGGCTGAACGCGGTCCGGATCGGCGGCGGGGTGGCCGGCAACGTGATCCCGGACCGGTGCGACGTCGAGGTCAACTTCCGGTTCGCGCCGGACCGCGACGGGCAGCAGGCGGAGCAGCACGTCCGCGAGGTCTTCGCCGGGTTCGACATCGAGGTGGTCGACTGCGCCGGCGGGGCGCTGCCCGGACTGACGTCGGCACCGGCGCGGGAGTTCCTCGCGGCGGTCGGCGCGCCGCCGGTCGCGAAGCTGGGCTGGACCGACGTCGCCCGGTTCGCCGCGCTGGGCATCCCGGCGCTCAACTTCGGCCCCGGCGACCCCAACCTGGCGCACGCCCGTGACGAGCACGTGGAGATCGACAAGATTCAGCAAGGTGCCGAGACACTCCGGCGTTGGCTGACGCCGGAGTGAACCGGGATCACCACAGCCGGGATCACCGCAGCAGTGCCGGCTCCTGCTCGACGGCGTCGTCCACCGGCTCAGCCGGAAGCGCTCGCCCGCCGGCAACCCGGCGCTCGGCCACCACGACACGGATCCGGCGGTGCATCTGCCGCCGGACCCGGATGAGTTCGCTACGTGTCATCATGACTACTCCTCCCCCCGAAGGTGCCGTGACGGCGTCCTCCCCACCGTCCGGCGCACCCAGTATCTGTTAATGGAGACGTAGCCGCAGCCGATTTGGTTGCACTTGACGCAAGATTGACATCACCTTTTTCGTCGTGGGCCGGGTGAGTGCCGCAGCGGGGCGGTTCGGCGTCCGCACTGGACACGCGCGGGCGGCCACGTCAAGCACGGCACGCCGCCCACTACGGTTGTCCAGATGGACCAGTCGAACAACTATCGCGCGCCAGACGACCAATCCCGACCGGGACCGGACCGGGTCGGCCCGACACCCGACGAACCGGGGTCGGAGCGGCACCGGGGCGCGGTGACCCTGCGCCGGGAAGCGGTCCGCCGCAGCACCGCCGATCAGGGTCTGCTCGA is a window from the Solwaraspora sp. WMMD792 genome containing:
- the dapE gene encoding succinyl-diaminopimelate desuccinylase encodes the protein MVNPLTPEVLADPVTLTRALVDIESVSRNEQRIADCVEQALSVVPWLTTGRYGNTVMARTELGRSRRVVLAGHLDTVPLADNFPSRVVDGLIYGCGTSDMKSGVAHALHLAATVAEPRYDVTYLFYEAEEIDSRFNGLRLVAEAHPQWLSADFAVLHEPTHGVVEAGCQGTLRAVVGTTGRRAHSARSWRGVNAIHAAGEVLRRLGDYSARTVTIDGCEYREGLNAVRIGGGVAGNVIPDRCDVEVNFRFAPDRDGQQAEQHVREVFAGFDIEVVDCAGGALPGLTSAPAREFLAAVGAPPVAKLGWTDVARFAALGIPALNFGPGDPNLAHARDEHVEIDKIQQGAETLRRWLTPE
- the dapD gene encoding 2,3,4,5-tetrahydropyridine-2,6-dicarboxylate N-succinyltransferase codes for the protein MTVSTQPAWGIGLATCTEQGQVLDTWYPVGQLGLGERPPAANGSTPAGLPGAVVGPRALPGLRTEIVVVEIGSLADPIADAADAYLRLHLLSHRLVRPNELNLDGIFGRLANVAWTSAGPCPPDRVDELRLIERAAGRHLAVYGVDKFPRMTDYVVPSGVRIADADRVRLGAHLASGTTVMHEGFCNFNAGTLGTSMVEGRIVAGVVVGDGSDVGAGASIMGTLSGGGTEKVRIGERSLLGANAGIGISLGDDCVVEAGCYITAGSKVTLPDGRVVKARELSGVDGLLFWRNSVTGALEARPRTGAGIQLNEALHANS
- a CDS encoding S8 family serine peptidase is translated as MSNPSRRVQAAALVAVLAATLIGVGRPGPAAARPAPTPDDPVSRVRTDPATVVTLVTGDRVVVTSAGTAVQPAPGRNHLRFHTYQSSDGRYVVPADAQPLIRTGVLDRRLFNVTDLISYGYHDAATARLPLLVEYAAPADAARRDAGGLAGARITRDLPAIGGAALTADKHAATDFWAAVTGTDPAAPGGATGTDPAASGGATGRAGALATASGLARVWLDGRRRLLLDRSVGQIGAPAAHDAGFTGAGVIVAVLDSGVDADHPDLTGKVARSENFTDDPDPADRVGHGTHVASIIAGSGAASGGANRGVAPDATLISGKVCESSWCTESAILAGMQWAATDQRATVVNLSLGGPDTPQTDPLEKAVDTLTAQTGALFVISAGNSGADRTVGSPGSADAALTVGAVDRDDTLADFSSRGPRTGDDAVKPDITAPGVGIVAARAAGTTLADPVDEHYVAASGTSMAAPHVAGAAALLAQRRPNWTAVRLKAGLMASAAPRSGTGAYPQGAGRVDVARAVTQELISRPASVSFGRADWPHHDDPAIVEKVTYRNTGSKPQTLTLTVEAVGPTGRSAPTAMFRAGADTLTVPAGGTAAVTLTADTSVGGPDGYYSGHLVATGAGQRVVTPFGVHREVESYDLTFVHVDQAGVATDDYWTVAVGLDQPVDAMPWTSDGSGRVATRLPAGRYGLSSVIQRQTGEQEYELAVLVRSNLRLDGDRTVLFDARTARPVRMTVPESTARPALVDVSFQYRTPDTGAGIGVLADTFDGLSAAHEGGPSGTGEFTASIASQWLRPDGADGFTASPYFYGLSELFVDRLPTGFTRHYRPRDLATVRHRFRGVSHGDRTDRLVFPGHGERDIGGWALVTPVELPSVRVEHYSVSSTSTWESSLEFGRTVDGQLWPEYTAVLVSPPSRHQPGKRTLDTWNLAPYGPVFPAVAGDGAWVSRRGNVVEVQVPMFGDAQGHPGGVVTETARTALYRSGKLIGESPEPGYGWFPVPRAQADYRLEVSATHDVGDFSTSVSGAWTFPSGPVTRDQVAALPVMAVRFTPSVDAGNTAVAGRAMEIPFTVAHQPGVVGIGIRRPTVEASYDGGRTWQPVDVRSAKAGWTATVHHPDRDGYVSLRASVTDRAGNTARQTIVQAYRIARR